In Sphingobacterium thalpophilum, a genomic segment contains:
- a CDS encoding ribonuclease Z, with protein sequence MKFEVLILGNSSATPMFDRHPTSQVLNFNEQLFLIDCGEGTQMQLSRYGIKSNRLGHIFISHLHGDHYLGLVGLLSSMHLVGRKSDLHLYGPPALKEILDVQFLHSETILRYNLVFHPISPEQPGVIFENRTLKVSTFPLKHRIACTGFRFDEGPRARTLLGDVVQELNIPTAYFPMIKKGFEYVDESGKVYTADDLSLPAPLSRSYVYCSDTVRTAEYLPYVQKANLMYHESTFLHDMVDRAKETFHTTALEAGEIAQETHAKKLLLGHYSARYRDLNPLLEEARTVFPNTELSVEGRWFSV encoded by the coding sequence ATGAAGTTTGAAGTTCTGATATTAGGAAATAGCTCGGCCACACCGATGTTTGATCGTCATCCGACTAGCCAAGTGTTGAACTTTAATGAGCAATTGTTTTTGATCGACTGTGGAGAAGGTACACAAATGCAACTTAGCCGATACGGCATCAAAAGCAATCGTTTAGGACATATATTTATTAGCCATCTGCATGGGGATCATTATTTGGGTTTGGTGGGGCTGCTTTCATCGATGCACCTTGTCGGCCGAAAAAGTGATCTCCATTTGTATGGGCCACCTGCGTTAAAGGAAATTTTAGACGTGCAATTTTTGCATTCCGAGACTATTTTACGCTATAATCTTGTTTTTCATCCGATTTCACCCGAACAGCCGGGGGTCATTTTTGAAAACAGAACATTAAAAGTAAGCACTTTTCCATTAAAGCATCGTATTGCCTGTACAGGCTTTCGTTTTGATGAGGGTCCCCGTGCACGAACATTGCTTGGCGATGTCGTACAGGAACTGAATATACCCACCGCTTATTTTCCGATGATCAAAAAAGGATTTGAATACGTCGATGAAAGTGGTAAAGTATATACTGCAGATGACCTGAGCCTTCCCGCTCCCTTATCGCGCAGTTATGTGTATTGTTCGGATACCGTACGGACGGCAGAATACCTGCCTTATGTGCAAAAGGCTAATCTGATGTATCATGAGTCCACATTCTTGCACGATATGGTCGACCGCGCAAAAGAGACATTTCACACCACTGCGTTGGAGGCTGGAGAGATCGCCCAGGAAACTCATGCAAAGAAGTTGCTATTGGGTCATTATTCAGCGCGGTACAGAGATTTAAATCCCCTATTGGAAGAAGCGAGAACTGTATTCCCAAATACGGAACTCTCTGTGGAAGGTCGGTGGTTTTCCGTTTAA
- a CDS encoding STAS domain-containing protein, whose protein sequence is MKYTIDKHDRYIVIEPHVDVIDADNAAKLKGEFLLRNTIGQRNIVLDMIHVKQTDEVGIRLGVLAHRLCQSVGGIFILVNLCPTLMDMVRVSHLDKSLKIAPSLKVAEDLIFAHELESEYRGAIED, encoded by the coding sequence ATGAAGTATACCATTGATAAGCACGATCGCTATATTGTCATAGAACCTCATGTCGATGTGATTGACGCGGATAATGCCGCTAAACTCAAAGGGGAGTTTTTGTTGCGGAATACGATTGGACAACGGAATATCGTTTTGGATATGATCCACGTTAAGCAAACGGACGAGGTCGGTATCCGTTTAGGTGTGCTTGCCCATCGTTTATGTCAGTCTGTTGGGGGCATATTTATTTTGGTTAATCTTTGTCCAACGTTAATGGATATGGTTCGTGTGTCGCATTTGGATAAATCGCTTAAAATAGCACCATCTTTAAAGGTGGCGGAAGATTTAATCTTTGCACACGAATTGGAATCTGAGTATCGCGGGGCAATCGAGGATTAA
- a CDS encoding phosphoribosylaminoimidazolesuccinocarboxamide synthase yields the protein MNAIKETNFNFENQTAFYRGKVRDVYTIADTYLAMVASDRISAFDVVLPRPIPYKGQVLNQIAAKFLKATADIIPNWVVSVPDPSVTIGQLCEPFKVEMVIRGYLSGHAWREYAAGKREVCGEALPEGLKENDKLPEPIITPTTKAAVGHDEDISRVDILKKGIVSEEDYVQLEQYTKALFQRGTEIAAQRGLILVDTKYEFGKKDGKIVLIDEIHTPDSSRYFYAEGYAERQEKGEAQKQLSKEFVRKWLIENGFQGKDGQVVPEMTDEIVASISERYIELYEHIVGEKFVYPDQENVLERVERNVAKALKTLNY from the coding sequence ATGAATGCTATAAAAGAAACAAATTTCAATTTCGAAAACCAGACTGCTTTTTACCGGGGAAAAGTACGTGACGTGTATACGATTGCCGATACGTATTTGGCGATGGTTGCCTCAGATCGTATTTCGGCATTTGATGTGGTACTTCCACGTCCTATTCCTTATAAAGGACAGGTGTTGAATCAAATTGCAGCCAAATTTTTAAAGGCTACGGCTGATATTATTCCAAATTGGGTCGTGTCTGTTCCGGACCCCAGTGTAACTATCGGTCAGCTATGCGAGCCGTTTAAAGTGGAAATGGTTATTCGGGGCTACTTGTCAGGACACGCTTGGCGCGAATATGCTGCGGGTAAACGGGAAGTATGTGGTGAGGCATTGCCAGAAGGACTGAAAGAAAATGACAAATTACCTGAGCCAATTATTACACCGACAACAAAGGCTGCTGTTGGACATGATGAGGATATTTCACGTGTCGATATCTTGAAAAAAGGCATCGTAAGCGAAGAAGACTATGTTCAATTGGAGCAATATACCAAAGCGTTGTTTCAAAGGGGTACCGAAATTGCCGCGCAAAGAGGGCTTATTTTGGTGGATACAAAATATGAGTTTGGAAAAAAAGATGGGAAAATTGTGCTGATCGACGAAATTCATACACCAGATTCTTCCCGTTATTTTTATGCGGAAGGTTATGCGGAACGTCAGGAAAAAGGGGAGGCACAAAAGCAATTGTCGAAGGAGTTTGTTCGCAAATGGTTAATTGAAAACGGCTTCCAAGGGAAAGACGGTCAGGTTGTTCCGGAGATGACGGATGAGATTGTCGCTTCCATTTCTGAACGTTATATTGAGCTTTACGAGCATATCGTCGGAGAGAAGTTTGTGTATCCAGATCAGGAAAACGTACTGGAACGTGTGGAAAGAAATGTGGCAAAGGCCTTGAAAACGCTAAATTATTAG
- a CDS encoding PhoH family protein produces the protein MNELLIALDGLNLPILWGADNEHFDYLKKQFPKLRIVARGSEMKVLGDAKELDLFEQSFKEVMAHLEKFNNITLLDFENLLGASAGSAVQQEKELAAKHAAFGSEPIVYGPNGLIVRARTANQRKMVDSISKNDILFAIGPAGTGKTYTAVALAVRALRNKEIKRIILTRPAVEAGENLGFLPGDLKEKVDPYLRPLYDALDDMIPAEKLKGYLENRTIEVAPLAFMRGRTLDNCFVILDEAQNATDMQLKMFLTRMGPTAKFIVTGDMTQVDLPKKNQSGLSTSIRLLENIEGIDIIHLSGGDVVRHKLVRRILEAYGDI, from the coding sequence TTGAACGAATTACTAATTGCATTAGATGGTCTGAATTTGCCCATATTATGGGGAGCAGACAATGAGCACTTCGATTATTTGAAGAAGCAATTCCCAAAACTGCGGATTGTAGCTCGCGGAAGTGAAATGAAGGTGTTGGGAGACGCGAAGGAATTAGACCTGTTTGAGCAATCGTTTAAGGAAGTCATGGCTCATCTGGAGAAATTTAACAACATTACTTTATTGGATTTTGAAAATCTCCTTGGAGCAAGTGCAGGTTCTGCTGTTCAGCAGGAAAAAGAACTTGCGGCCAAACATGCAGCCTTTGGATCCGAACCGATCGTGTATGGACCTAATGGCCTTATTGTACGTGCACGTACGGCCAACCAACGGAAGATGGTGGATAGTATTTCGAAAAATGACATCTTATTTGCTATCGGACCGGCGGGTACAGGAAAGACCTATACGGCGGTTGCATTAGCTGTTCGGGCACTTCGAAATAAAGAAATCAAAAGGATCATTCTAACGAGACCAGCCGTCGAGGCCGGCGAAAATCTCGGGTTTTTACCGGGCGACTTAAAGGAGAAGGTAGACCCCTATTTGAGACCGCTCTACGATGCATTGGACGATATGATTCCAGCAGAAAAGCTAAAAGGTTACCTGGAAAATCGGACCATTGAAGTTGCACCTCTAGCGTTTATGCGTGGACGAACATTGGACAACTGCTTTGTGATTCTGGACGAAGCTCAGAATGCAACGGATATGCAGCTGAAGATGTTTTTGACACGTATGGGGCCAACGGCAAAATTTATCGTTACCGGTGATATGACACAGGTAGATTTACCGAAAAAAAATCAATCTGGATTGTCTACTTCAATTCGCCTATTGGAGAATATCGAAGGAATAGACATTATCCACCTCAGCGGTGGAGATGTGGTTCGCCATAAATTGGTTCGCCGCATCCTCGAAGCGTATGGCGATATTTAA
- a CDS encoding S-adenosyl-l-methionine hydroxide adenosyltransferase family protein, translated as MAVITLTTDLGHKDFYQAALKGSLLSQLSGANIVDITHEIPAFNIPRAAFVLGNAYHYFPKGTVHIIGINTLFHEESKYIGMKYNDHYFVGADNGIFSLLLNGNEPQELYELNLMQDLRYLHFPLADILSKSACHIAKGGKLKEIGTSMQQLIEKVTLQPIFDKDMIRGNVIYVDAFGNAITNISKDLFNKVQKGRHFVLYFKRNETITNLSWHYNEVGEGEKLCLFGISNYLEIAINKGNASQLLGLHDDDSNVIRIEFKD; from the coding sequence ATGGCAGTAATTACATTAACAACAGACTTAGGACACAAAGATTTTTATCAAGCCGCGTTAAAGGGTAGTCTTTTATCGCAATTGTCCGGTGCCAATATTGTTGATATTACCCACGAAATTCCAGCATTCAATATCCCTCGAGCGGCCTTTGTGTTAGGCAACGCTTATCATTATTTCCCTAAAGGAACCGTACATATTATCGGCATTAACACCCTGTTTCATGAAGAGTCGAAATATATCGGCATGAAATACAACGATCATTATTTCGTCGGAGCCGACAACGGTATTTTCAGCTTATTGTTGAATGGCAACGAACCACAGGAACTCTATGAGCTCAACTTAATGCAAGACCTTCGGTATCTACACTTTCCGCTCGCAGATATTCTTTCTAAATCCGCCTGTCATATTGCTAAGGGGGGCAAACTGAAAGAAATCGGTACTTCAATGCAACAGCTCATCGAAAAAGTAACTTTGCAGCCCATCTTTGATAAAGACATGATCCGAGGCAACGTCATTTATGTTGATGCATTCGGCAACGCCATTACCAATATCTCGAAAGATCTATTCAATAAAGTTCAGAAAGGACGTCATTTTGTCCTCTATTTTAAACGTAATGAAACCATTACCAATCTTTCCTGGCATTACAATGAAGTGGGAGAAGGAGAGAAACTTTGTTTATTCGGTATTTCCAACTACCTTGAAATCGCCATCAATAAAGGTAATGCCAGCCAGCTACTCGGACTTCATGATGACGATTCCAATGTTATTCGTATAGAATTTAAAGATTAA
- a CDS encoding ABC transporter ATP-binding protein: protein MARGFNSGNKQEEDLPKPKLNKELLLRASKLMTYLKPYRFKFGVGMFFLVLSSLAMLAFPALLGAMIDAAQGKQTYPWLAPHVYYIGGIAFIILSFLSVVSFFRIRIFVEIAERTLSALRKDTYLKLISLPIEFFANRRVGELNSRLSADLSQIQDTLTTTLAEILRQLISLCFGVFLLVWVSPKLALMNLCILPIIVVAAIIFGKFIRELSRQAQDKMAESNSIVQETLLGISNVKAFVNEYFEFNRYSNQMDSVVKLAVKGATFRGAFASFIIFCIFGAVIAVIWYGAALVSIHEMTVGDLTTYILYSMFVAGSMGSFPELYANIQRSLGASERILEILDEPQEHLNVKPTCKEVHKTMTGKLSFNHVSFAYPSRPDIEILKDINFTANAGDKIAIVGPSGTGKSTIASLILQFYTANKGEVYYDDKPASDFELCDIRNQVAIVPQDVLLFGGTIRENIAYGKLDATEDEIIAAAKRANAHQFILNFPESYDTLVGERGVKLSGGQRQRIAIARALLKDPAILILDEATSSLDSESERQVQEALEELMRGRTSIIIAHRLSTIIDADKIIVVENGIVSESGTHFELLQKESGLYQHLYNLQSKQQKIDM, encoded by the coding sequence ATGGCAAGAGGATTCAACAGCGGTAACAAACAAGAAGAAGATCTACCAAAACCAAAATTGAATAAAGAGCTCCTATTGAGAGCATCTAAATTGATGACCTATTTAAAACCTTATCGTTTTAAATTTGGGGTCGGCATGTTTTTCTTGGTATTATCCAGTTTGGCCATGCTCGCCTTTCCGGCTTTGCTTGGCGCCATGATTGATGCCGCGCAAGGCAAGCAAACTTATCCATGGCTTGCACCACATGTTTATTATATTGGTGGAATTGCCTTTATTATTCTGTCTTTTCTGTCAGTCGTTTCTTTTTTTCGTATCCGAATTTTTGTTGAGATTGCCGAACGTACGCTATCCGCATTACGCAAGGATACTTATCTTAAGCTGATTTCTTTGCCAATTGAATTTTTCGCCAATCGTCGTGTTGGGGAATTAAACAGCCGCCTGTCTGCTGACCTTTCACAGATCCAGGATACGTTAACAACAACTTTGGCTGAAATCTTAAGACAGTTGATTAGTCTTTGTTTCGGTGTGTTCCTTTTGGTTTGGGTATCGCCCAAACTTGCCCTCATGAACCTTTGTATTTTACCGATTATCGTTGTAGCTGCTATTATTTTCGGAAAATTCATCCGCGAATTGTCCAGACAGGCCCAGGATAAAATGGCCGAGTCAAATAGTATCGTTCAAGAAACATTATTGGGGATAAGCAACGTAAAGGCCTTTGTGAATGAGTACTTCGAGTTTAATCGCTACAGCAATCAAATGGATTCAGTGGTAAAGTTGGCAGTCAAAGGAGCTACTTTCCGTGGTGCATTTGCCTCTTTTATTATTTTCTGTATTTTCGGTGCGGTGATTGCTGTCATCTGGTACGGCGCAGCATTGGTTTCTATCCATGAAATGACTGTAGGCGACCTGACTACTTATATCTTGTATTCGATGTTTGTTGCAGGCTCCATGGGCAGTTTCCCCGAACTCTATGCCAATATCCAACGCTCTTTGGGTGCAAGTGAGCGGATCTTGGAAATTTTAGATGAGCCCCAAGAACACCTCAATGTAAAACCAACTTGCAAGGAAGTGCACAAGACCATGACCGGAAAACTAAGCTTCAACCATGTTTCCTTTGCCTATCCAAGCCGCCCCGATATTGAAATTCTGAAAGACATCAACTTTACAGCCAATGCTGGCGATAAAATAGCCATCGTTGGACCGAGTGGAACCGGAAAATCAACAATAGCTTCATTGATTCTTCAATTCTACACAGCCAATAAAGGGGAAGTATATTACGATGACAAACCGGCATCCGATTTTGAACTTTGCGATATCCGCAACCAGGTCGCTATCGTGCCGCAAGATGTTTTGCTGTTTGGCGGAACAATACGTGAAAATATAGCCTATGGTAAGCTCGATGCCACGGAAGATGAAATAATAGCGGCTGCAAAACGTGCCAACGCACATCAATTTATATTAAATTTCCCCGAAAGCTATGACACCTTAGTTGGTGAACGTGGCGTTAAACTCTCTGGTGGTCAGCGCCAACGAATCGCCATTGCGCGTGCACTATTAAAAGATCCTGCAATCCTTATCTTGGACGAAGCCACTTCTTCCCTAGACTCAGAATCAGAAAGACAAGTGCAGGAGGCGTTGGAAGAATTAATGCGTGGACGCACCTCGATCATTATTGCACACCGACTATCGACCATTATTGATGCCGATAAAATTATCGTTGTCGAAAATGGAATCGTGTCTGAGAGCGGTACGCACTTTGAACTGCTCCAAAAAGAAAGCGGTCTTTATCAGCACCTCTATAATCTGCAATCAAAGCAGCAGAAAATTGATATGTAA
- a CDS encoding heme exporter protein CcmB, translated as MTLLQQVKTLILKDIILEWRSKYAINGILLYVVSTVFVCYQAFKSVDTATWNALFWIIMLFASINAINKSFVQENPNRQLYYYSLVDPRAIILAKVIYNMMMMTLLAIIAYFVYSTIFRNPVGDPTLYFISVILGSISFATVFTMISGISSKAGNNSTLMAILSFPAIIPLLIVLIKLSRNAIEGLERASSSKEIIVLLAINVITITISLLLFPYLWRD; from the coding sequence ATGACTTTGCTGCAACAGGTAAAAACTTTAATTCTTAAAGACATCATTCTGGAATGGCGTTCAAAATATGCTATTAACGGAATTCTACTATATGTCGTATCAACTGTTTTCGTCTGCTATCAAGCGTTCAAATCAGTTGATACGGCTACATGGAATGCATTATTTTGGATCATTATGCTCTTCGCTTCGATCAATGCAATCAACAAAAGCTTCGTCCAAGAAAACCCAAACCGGCAACTTTACTACTATTCACTGGTTGATCCCAGAGCGATCATTTTAGCGAAAGTCATTTACAATATGATGATGATGACCCTGCTGGCGATCATTGCATATTTTGTCTATTCGACGATATTCAGAAACCCTGTCGGTGATCCAACACTTTACTTCATTTCGGTCATCTTAGGCAGCATCAGTTTCGCCACAGTCTTTACCATGATCTCCGGGATCAGCTCCAAAGCGGGCAACAACAGCACCTTAATGGCCATCTTGAGTTTCCCCGCCATCATCCCACTGTTAATCGTATTAATCAAGCTATCCCGCAATGCAATAGAAGGCCTGGAAAGGGCTTCCAGCAGCAAAGAAATAATCGTATTACTTGCAATTAATGTAATCACCATCACTATTTCTTTATTGTTATTTCCGTACCTTTGGCGAGATTAA
- the ccsA gene encoding cytochrome c biogenesis protein has translation MRKKWWKILAVMIICAVIINGLLGPVPRLFILHESIRNVYFHVPMWSAMFVMYLVSVIYSIKYLNTGKQEYDLMAIEAVNTGITFCFLGLATGMLWANITWGEPWPNDPKLNGSAIATLMYLAYLVLRNALEEEQKRAKISAVYNIFAFPIIIVLLYILPKMTDSLHPGSGGNAAFGDLKMSSELRPTFYAAMIGWPMIAAWICSLRYRVRLLEKKDLNA, from the coding sequence ATGAGAAAAAAATGGTGGAAAATATTAGCGGTAATGATTATCTGTGCGGTCATTATCAATGGTCTTTTGGGACCTGTTCCCCGCCTATTCATCCTTCACGAAAGCATACGCAACGTTTATTTTCATGTCCCAATGTGGTCGGCTATGTTCGTTATGTACCTGGTTTCTGTTATTTATAGTATCAAATACCTCAATACGGGCAAACAGGAGTATGATTTAATGGCCATTGAAGCCGTTAATACCGGAATAACATTTTGTTTTCTTGGACTTGCAACAGGTATGCTTTGGGCAAACATCACCTGGGGAGAGCCTTGGCCAAACGACCCGAAGCTTAATGGCTCTGCCATAGCAACACTGATGTATCTAGCCTATTTGGTGCTCCGCAATGCGCTGGAAGAAGAACAAAAAAGAGCCAAAATATCGGCTGTGTACAATATCTTTGCATTTCCGATTATCATCGTGTTACTTTATATTCTACCAAAGATGACAGACTCTCTTCACCCTGGAAGTGGAGGAAACGCAGCCTTTGGCGATTTAAAAATGAGCAGCGAGCTACGCCCTACATTTTATGCCGCGATGATCGGCTGGCCAATGATTGCAGCTTGGATTTGTTCACTTCGCTATAGAGTACGCCTGCTCGAAAAGAAAGACTTGAACGCATAA
- a CDS encoding CcmD family protein: MKKITLSIALLLLSTLSTFAQDDVEMATGLRSEGKIYVVVLVMLVIFLGLAFFLFLLDRRISKLEKKNK; this comes from the coding sequence ATGAAAAAAATAACATTGTCAATCGCCTTACTACTCTTATCAACTTTGAGCACATTTGCACAGGATGATGTCGAGATGGCGACTGGATTACGTAGCGAAGGTAAGATCTACGTTGTTGTATTGGTCATGTTGGTCATTTTTCTGGGTTTGGCTTTCTTCCTTTTCTTGCTCGATCGCCGTATCAGCAAATTGGAAAAAAAGAATAAATAG
- a CDS encoding DUF6427 family protein yields MIISQFRNYSPINILFLSIVGFVLCLGIFLHLPDKLDSVIFEPALGNLLGENNLINLSPSTNVFITLILTISQATILNRITSHFNLLGKPSFLVALMYMTLASLFLPFLVLSPTLICNFISIWMLSKLLSLYRQTDVKAEMFDLGMIVGIGSLIYFPFLSMFALLWIGLLIFRPFNWREWITPLLGLATVYFILAVIYLWMGKMEQFYTIWLPFTYKFPTAIRIQLVDYLVLVPVIFTLILFLLVLKDNFFKSVVHIRKSFQLLFFMLCLAIVSFYWNKKLTEAHFLLCAPSIAIYMAYYFTYAKKKWFFEVVYAIITLTIIYFQFF; encoded by the coding sequence ATGATTATAAGTCAGTTTAGAAATTATTCACCCATCAATATTTTATTTCTATCCATCGTGGGTTTTGTTTTATGCTTAGGCATATTTCTTCACCTTCCGGACAAACTTGATTCTGTAATCTTTGAGCCTGCCTTGGGGAATCTTTTGGGAGAAAATAACTTAATCAACCTCTCTCCTTCGACCAATGTTTTTATCACACTGATCCTGACGATTTCTCAGGCAACGATACTCAATCGCATCACAAGCCATTTTAACCTGCTGGGTAAACCCAGTTTCTTGGTTGCTTTGATGTACATGACACTGGCCAGCCTGTTTTTACCATTTTTGGTACTTTCACCCACACTGATCTGTAATTTCATTTCGATATGGATGTTAAGCAAATTGCTCTCCCTCTATCGGCAGACAGATGTTAAAGCCGAAATGTTTGATCTCGGTATGATTGTAGGGATAGGAAGTCTGATCTACTTCCCTTTTCTGAGTATGTTCGCCTTACTATGGATAGGCCTACTCATTTTTAGGCCATTCAACTGGCGCGAGTGGATTACACCTTTACTTGGCCTAGCAACGGTCTATTTCATCTTAGCGGTTATCTACCTTTGGATGGGTAAAATGGAGCAGTTTTATACCATTTGGCTACCGTTTACCTACAAATTCCCTACTGCTATTCGCATTCAGTTAGTCGATTATCTGGTACTCGTCCCAGTAATCTTTACGTTAATACTCTTCCTCTTGGTATTGAAAGACAATTTTTTCAAAAGTGTCGTGCATATTCGCAAGTCATTTCAACTGTTGTTTTTTATGTTATGCCTTGCGATAGTTTCTTTTTACTGGAATAAAAAACTAACGGAGGCCCATTTTTTACTTTGTGCCCCCTCCATCGCTATTTATATGGCTTATTATTTCACTTATGCCAAAAAGAAATGGTTTTTTGAAGTTGTATATGCCATCATAACACTGACCATAATCTACTTTCAGTTTTTCTAA
- a CDS encoding membrane protein — translation MQKRFTSSLRNKSLQLLLAGGILASSTTAFAQKTTSASPYSQFGLGQMREDLLPQYRGMGGVNTAVRRINGVYNTNPSNPASYSATQFTTFDAGLYGNYTQLNSTTRSDNTADFAFSHITMTFPMKRFGGISLGILPYSDIGYRTSSTGTVNSDPYTKVFTGEGGLTKAYAGWGVRIVKGLSIGANMSYLFGTLNDYSRVEFLPSSGALNTQQQNKREIQGIIFDYGLQYEQPLNREYSLIVGYSGSLNNDIKERATIFNTRVTPSTDPDNQNIPLDSTYVSDRSSRHLTLPLRHNVGITLARNNRWLIGADFKYADWSRFQTRAGENELRKNYGVAIGGQITPDVTSLKYLNQVDYRVGFRYNKTQYFLSDQNINDMAVTVGVGLPLARNQFSGAFSKINFSAEFGQMGKISNSLLRERYINFNIGFTLNDRWFRKPPLD, via the coding sequence ATGCAGAAACGCTTTACAAGCTCTCTAAGAAATAAATCACTCCAACTGTTGTTAGCAGGTGGAATTTTAGCTAGTTCTACTACCGCATTTGCACAAAAAACGACATCCGCATCACCTTATTCTCAATTTGGACTTGGTCAGATGCGTGAAGATTTATTGCCACAATATAGAGGGATGGGAGGTGTCAATACCGCTGTCCGGAGAATCAATGGCGTGTATAATACCAACCCAAGCAACCCTGCATCTTATTCTGCTACACAGTTTACGACCTTTGATGCTGGTTTATACGGGAACTACACGCAGTTAAATTCGACAACAAGATCGGATAATACCGCTGACTTTGCCTTTAGCCACATCACCATGACATTCCCAATGAAACGATTTGGTGGTATCAGCTTGGGTATCCTTCCCTATTCAGATATAGGCTATCGGACATCTTCAACGGGAACAGTCAATTCTGATCCCTATACGAAAGTTTTCACGGGCGAAGGTGGTTTAACTAAAGCCTATGCAGGTTGGGGGGTACGCATTGTAAAAGGTCTGAGTATTGGTGCCAATATGTCTTATCTATTTGGAACCCTAAATGATTATAGCCGTGTAGAGTTTTTGCCTTCATCCGGAGCATTAAATACACAACAACAAAATAAGCGCGAAATCCAAGGGATTATCTTTGATTATGGTCTGCAATACGAACAACCTTTAAATAGAGAATACTCGTTGATCGTTGGTTATTCAGGGTCGCTCAATAATGATATCAAAGAAAGAGCAACAATTTTTAATACACGGGTTACACCTTCAACGGATCCAGACAACCAAAATATCCCGTTGGATAGCACCTATGTTTCGGACCGTAGCAGCAGGCATTTGACGCTTCCGTTGCGACATAATGTAGGTATTACCCTTGCACGTAACAACCGATGGTTAATCGGGGCCGATTTTAAATATGCCGATTGGTCAAGATTTCAGACCAGAGCGGGTGAAAACGAACTACGGAAGAATTATGGCGTAGCGATTGGTGGTCAGATTACACCAGATGTTACTTCGCTTAAATATCTGAACCAAGTAGACTATAGAGTTGGTTTCAGGTATAATAAAACACAATATTTCTTAAGCGACCAGAATATCAACGATATGGCGGTTACTGTAGGTGTGGGACTGCCGTTGGCAAGAAATCAATTTTCAGGAGCTTTCTCTAAAATAAACTTCTCTGCAGAATTTGGCCAAATGGGCAAAATCAGCAACAGTCTCCTACGTGAACGCTATATTAACTTTAATATCGGCTTTACCCTCAATGACCGCTGGTTTAGAAAACCGCCTTTAGATTAA
- the lptC gene encoding LPS export ABC transporter periplasmic protein LptC: MVRKTFASSIFQNISPLVILFLLGALSLTSCEPDLKEVDRIANMKKEEAVDISRHVDIIYSDSTRVKANLTAPEMRIKHDSTEVYEFPKSIKIIFYDDNLKETQRITSDHAIRREKEKTTVFTKNVVVTMADGSVIKTEEIIYDESKADSNSNMTFYNHVPITAFFRDNRGNLQGSSFTSDKDFKHVNIANATGYTVITNNSLFPSLGK, from the coding sequence ATGGTACGCAAGACATTTGCTTCATCCATATTCCAAAATATATCGCCCCTAGTAATCTTATTTTTACTAGGGGCGCTCTCATTGACCTCTTGCGAACCGGATCTAAAAGAGGTAGACCGCATTGCCAATATGAAAAAGGAAGAGGCGGTCGACATTTCGCGTCATGTCGATATTATTTATAGCGATTCCACACGGGTAAAAGCGAATCTTACAGCCCCTGAAATGCGTATCAAACACGATAGCACCGAAGTATACGAATTTCCAAAAAGCATAAAAATCATCTTTTACGACGACAATTTAAAGGAAACTCAGCGAATTACTTCCGACCATGCTATTCGGCGGGAAAAAGAAAAGACCACCGTATTTACCAAAAATGTGGTGGTTACTATGGCTGACGGTTCTGTCATCAAAACAGAAGAGATCATCTATGACGAAAGTAAAGCCGATAGCAACAGCAACATGACCTTTTATAATCATGTTCCCATTACGGCATTCTTTCGGGATAATCGCGGTAACTTACAAGGTTCATCATTTACTTCGGACAAGGATTTTAAACACGTCAATATAGCCAATGCAACTGGTTATACGGTGATCACCAACAACAGTCTCTTCCCTTCCTTAGGTAAATAA